The DNA window ACGATGCTGGACTACCGGGGCGTGGACACCTCGGACCCGCTCTCGACGCACGACATCGTGACACAGTCGTCGTACACCACGGCGCTCCAGTCGGCGCCGCTCACCGGCGTGGGCACCAACGACATCGTCGTGGTGGGCTTCCAGTCCCGAGGCGTCCCCGACGGCCCCTTCGGCGTCGAGGCGCCCGGGAACGGCTGGGTCCAGCGAGCCCAGCACACCACCATCAGCGCGAACAACCCCGACGTCGGCCAGAGCGTCGTCGAGAAGTTCGCCGGAACGGACACACCGACGGAGTCTGCCGCGGTCCAGGTCACGTACGTGGCGACCGCGATCGCGCTCCGGGGGGTGAGGTCCAACCTGGTGGACGAGGTGCACTACACCTTCACCGGGCCGAGGTCCGTGACCTTCGACTGGCGTGGGAACGTGGGGTCCATCCGGCTGGGAAGGACGGCCCGCTACCGCCGGACGGTGACGGCCTCTCAGCCCCGGCCCCTTCCCATCTCCTCCGCCGGTCCGTTCTGGCAGGTCAGGATCGGGAAGCTCGAGCCCGGCACGACCTACCACTACTCCATCGGAGGGTCGCCCGACCGCACCTTCACCACCGCGCCGACCGGGCCGTTTCGCTTCGACGTCACCGCGGACGTCGGCGACTCGCGCACGTACCCGCAGGTGGCCGGCATCGAGGGGCAGATCGCGGCGGACCGGCCGGCCTTCGTGCTGGTGCCGGGCGACCTCACCTACGGCGACTCCCACGGGCAGGAAGCCGTGGACCAGCACTTCGACGATGTCATGGTGTGGAGCCAGAGCGCCGCCTACATGCCCGCGTGGGGCAACCACGAATGGGAGACTCCCCTGGACGACCTCCGCAACTACAAGGGGCGATTCTCGCTGCCGCACCCGCACACCTCGCCAGGAGCCCCGCAGGCCGGCTGCTGCGGCCAGGACTGGGGCTGGTTCGACTCCGGCGGTGTGCGGTTCATCGCGTACCCGGAACCCTGGCCGGGAGCTTGGCAGGACTGGGCGGGACGGGCCAGCGGGATCATGGCCGCCGCACAGGCCAACCCGGCCATCCACTTCATCGTGACGTACGGGCACCGCCCCGCCTATTCCTCCGGAGAGCACGGCGGGACGCCGGAGCTCGCGGACATCCTGGACCTGCTGGGCGATACCTACTCGAAGTACGTCCTGAACTTCAACGGGCACTCGCACGACTACGAGCGGTTCCAGCCGATCCACGGCGTCACGCACATCACGGCGTCGGGGGGCGGCGCCGGCCTCGAGAACGAGTGGGGGCCGGTCGATCCGCGGACGGCCTTCCGGGTCAGCCACCTCGAGCACGTCCGCGTGGACGTCACGGCGACCAGCCTGGTTGTGCAGGCCGTATGCGGTCCGCCGTCCAGCCTCGACGAAACGGCCTGCGACGCCGGGGACGTGCTCGACTCGGTGGTTATCAAGGCGCCCGGCGTCAGGGCCGACGACTCGACCCGCAGACGGGGGCGCTCGGCGGGGCCGCGGTTCCAGGTGCGGCTGGCGCACATCGTGTCGACCACGCCGTTCCATGATCCCCATGCGGCGCCCGAAGGGCGGGGCCTTGGCTCGTCGCGGGCCGAGCCCCTGCTCTTTCGGTGCACCCTCCCCACGAACGTGTGACCTGGTTCCTGGCCGGAGCCCGGCTGGCGCTCGGAGCGGCATTCGCCCTGGCCGCCGCCTCGAAGATCGCCCGGCCCCGAACCGTCGTGACGGCGCTGCGGACGTCCGGCGTCCCGCGCCCGGCTCTCGCCGGTGCCGCCGTTGCCTCGGTGGAGACGGCCCTGAGCGTGGTCCTGGTGGCCGGATCGGGAACCTGGGTGAGGGCCGGGATGATTGCCGGCGCGGCCCTGCTGGCGGTGTTTACCGCCCGGATGGTCATGGTCACTCGCCGGGCCGTCGCCGTCCCCTGCGGGTGCTTCGGAGGACGAGGCACGAGCCCGCGGCTGCACCTGGCCCGAACGGCAGCCCTTCTGGCCACCGCCGTAGCGGGAACGGTCGGCGCGGCGCACCATTCGGCCCCGCAGCTTCCCCTGCCGGTCGTGGTGGCCGTGGTGGTGCTGGCGGCCGGCTGGGCCGCGCGGGTGGCCC is part of the Actinomycetota bacterium genome and encodes:
- a CDS encoding metallophosphoesterase family protein gives rise to the protein MAFVLAALPGVRAASAESRRAPSPPPELAGVATANTGTDHARALSIRVPPGTKDGDLLVLFLDSSEVVDAGGLARWDRVDSGDAGSSLRGSSYVRVASSEPPHYTVTFPRAVLAAATMLDYRGVDTSDPLSTHDIVTQSSYTTALQSAPLTGVGTNDIVVVGFQSRGVPDGPFGVEAPGNGWVQRAQHTTISANNPDVGQSVVEKFAGTDTPTESAAVQVTYVATAIALRGVRSNLVDEVHYTFTGPRSVTFDWRGNVGSIRLGRTARYRRTVTASQPRPLPISSAGPFWQVRIGKLEPGTTYHYSIGGSPDRTFTTAPTGPFRFDVTADVGDSRTYPQVAGIEGQIAADRPAFVLVPGDLTYGDSHGQEAVDQHFDDVMVWSQSAAYMPAWGNHEWETPLDDLRNYKGRFSLPHPHTSPGAPQAGCCGQDWGWFDSGGVRFIAYPEPWPGAWQDWAGRASGIMAAAQANPAIHFIVTYGHRPAYSSGEHGGTPELADILDLLGDTYSKYVLNFNGHSHDYERFQPIHGVTHITASGGGAGLENEWGPVDPRTAFRVSHLEHVRVDVTATSLVVQAVCGPPSSLDETACDAGDVLDSVVIKAPGVRADDSTRRRGRSAGPRFQVRLAHIVSTTPFHDPHAAPEGRGLGSSRAEPLLFRCTLPTNV